Proteins from a genomic interval of Rhodospirillales bacterium:
- a CDS encoding FAD-binding protein, whose product MSTPAARLDDGLLAELRAIAGDRVVTNASVRERHGRDESYHPGHAPDAVVFPQSTEEVVALVRACAARKVPIIPFGVGTSLEGHVAALQGGMCLDLSRMNRIIAVRPEDMDATCEAGVTRKHLNEYVRDRGLFFTVDPGADATLGGMAATRASGTNAVRYGTMRDKVLSLVVVLADGRVIRTSRRARKSAAGYDLTHLFVGSEGTLGVITELTVRLNGIPEAISAAVTAFPDLASAVDTVIATLQSGVPVARIELLDEVQMKALNRYAKLSYREAPTLFFEFHGSDKSVIEQVETVKALARDFGGADFQWAARPEDRAKLWQARHDAHYAAMALRPGARGMATDVCVPISRLAECILETRADIDRSGLVAPIVGHVGDGNFHVIFVIDPDDADEIRRAQAVNERMVLRAIAMDGTCTGEHGVGYGKIGFLAAEHGEALGAMRAIKRALDPGGIMNPGKILAP is encoded by the coding sequence ATGAGCACACCCGCCGCCCGCCTCGACGACGGCTTGCTCGCCGAGCTGCGCGCCATCGCTGGCGACCGCGTTGTCACCAACGCTTCGGTGCGCGAACGCCACGGCCGCGACGAATCCTATCATCCCGGCCACGCGCCCGACGCGGTGGTTTTTCCGCAATCGACCGAGGAGGTGGTCGCCTTGGTACGCGCGTGCGCAGCGCGGAAAGTCCCGATTATTCCGTTCGGGGTCGGTACCTCGCTCGAGGGCCACGTCGCCGCGCTCCAGGGCGGCATGTGTCTCGATCTTTCCCGGATGAACCGGATCATCGCGGTGCGGCCCGAGGACATGGACGCGACCTGCGAAGCGGGCGTGACGCGCAAGCATCTGAACGAATACGTGCGCGACCGCGGTCTGTTCTTCACGGTCGATCCGGGCGCCGACGCGACGCTCGGCGGCATGGCCGCGACCCGGGCCTCGGGCACCAACGCGGTACGCTACGGCACCATGCGCGACAAGGTGCTGTCGCTGGTCGTCGTGCTCGCCGACGGCCGCGTCATCCGCACCAGCCGTCGGGCGCGCAAGTCGGCGGCCGGGTACGATCTCACCCACCTCTTCGTCGGCTCGGAAGGGACGCTCGGCGTCATCACCGAGCTGACGGTGCGCCTGAACGGAATTCCCGAGGCGATCTCGGCTGCCGTCACCGCTTTTCCCGATCTCGCGTCCGCCGTCGACACGGTCATCGCCACGCTGCAATCGGGGGTTCCGGTGGCGCGGATCGAGCTGCTGGACGAAGTGCAGATGAAGGCGCTCAACCGCTACGCCAAGCTTTCCTACCGCGAGGCACCGACTCTGTTCTTCGAATTTCACGGTAGCGACAAAAGCGTGATCGAGCAGGTCGAGACGGTCAAGGCGTTGGCGCGCGACTTCGGCGGGGCCGACTTCCAGTGGGCGGCGCGCCCGGAGGACCGGGCCAAGCTCTGGCAGGCCCGTCACGACGCCCATTACGCCGCCATGGCGCTCAGGCCCGGCGCGCGCGGCATGGCGACCGACGTGTGCGTGCCGATCTCCCGGCTCGCCGAGTGCATTCTGGAAACCCGCGCCGACATCGACCGTTCCGGCTTGGTCGCGCCGATCGTCGGGCATGTCGGCGACGGCAATTTTCACGTCATTTTCGTGATCGATCCCGACGACGCGGACGAAATACGCCGCGCCCAGGCGGTCAACGAACGGATGGTGCTTAGGGCGATCGCCATGGACGGCACCTGCACCGGCGAACACGGGGTCGGCTATGGCAAGATCGGGTTCCTGGCCGCCGAACACGGCGAGGCGCTAGGCGCGATGCGCGCGATCAAGCGCGCCCTCGACCCGGGCGGGATCATGAATCCCGGTAAAATCCTGGCGCCCTGA
- a CDS encoding FAD-binding protein: MRMPEPDQSVIARRAEIARDLRAMVGDDGVIDNADALRAYDCDGMSAYRQLPMLVALPRSTAEVARVLRYCHDRNVRIVPRGAGTGLSGGALPLADAVTVGLSRMNRILEIDFANRCVVAQPGVTNLGVTDAVRHAGFYYAPDPSSQIACSIGGNVAENSGGVHCLKYGLTAHNVLGVEMVLMDGEVVRLGGKHLDASGLDLLGVVIGSEGLLGVVTEITVRILKSPETARAMMMGFPSNESAGDCVGRIIAAGIIPGGMEMMDRPAIRAAEEFAHAGYPLDVESLLIVEIDGPAIEVEDLVRRVEALARAAGATTIAISQNEAERVRIWAGRKGAFPAIGRISPDYLCMDGTIPRRKLPEVLAKIAELSRRHNLAVANVFHAGDGNLHPLILFDANVGDELERAEKFGADILRACVAVGGVLTGEHGVGIEKRDLMPEMFTAVDLEQQHRLKCAFDPSGLLNPGKVFPTLHRCADHGMMHVHKGQMRFPDLPRF; the protein is encoded by the coding sequence ATGCGTATGCCCGAACCTGACCAGTCGGTGATCGCGCGCCGCGCCGAAATCGCGCGCGATTTGCGCGCGATGGTCGGCGACGATGGCGTGATCGACAACGCGGACGCGCTCCGCGCCTACGATTGCGACGGCATGTCTGCCTACCGGCAATTGCCGATGCTGGTCGCGCTGCCGCGTTCGACCGCCGAAGTGGCCCGGGTGCTGCGCTACTGCCACGACCGCAACGTCCGTATCGTGCCGCGCGGCGCGGGCACCGGGCTTTCCGGCGGCGCGTTGCCGCTGGCGGACGCCGTCACCGTCGGGCTCTCGCGCATGAACCGCATTCTCGAGATCGACTTCGCCAACCGCTGCGTGGTGGCGCAGCCGGGCGTGACCAATCTCGGCGTTACCGACGCCGTCCGCCATGCTGGGTTCTATTACGCGCCCGATCCGTCGAGCCAGATCGCCTGCTCGATCGGCGGCAACGTCGCCGAGAATTCGGGCGGGGTGCATTGCCTCAAGTACGGCCTTACCGCCCATAACGTGCTCGGCGTCGAAATGGTGTTGATGGACGGCGAAGTGGTCCGCCTCGGTGGCAAGCACCTGGACGCGAGCGGCCTCGACCTGCTCGGCGTCGTGATCGGGTCCGAAGGTCTGCTCGGCGTCGTCACCGAGATCACGGTGCGCATCCTCAAGTCGCCGGAAACGGCGCGCGCGATGATGATGGGTTTTCCCAGCAACGAATCCGCCGGCGATTGCGTCGGCCGGATCATCGCCGCCGGGATCATCCCGGGCGGAATGGAGATGATGGACCGTCCCGCGATCCGTGCGGCCGAGGAATTCGCCCACGCCGGCTATCCGCTCGATGTCGAATCGCTGCTGATCGTCGAAATCGACGGTCCCGCGATCGAAGTCGAGGATCTGGTGCGGCGGGTCGAGGCGCTCGCCCGCGCGGCGGGCGCGACCACGATCGCCATCAGCCAAAACGAAGCCGAACGCGTGCGCATTTGGGCCGGGCGCAAGGGCGCGTTTCCGGCGATCGGGCGCATCTCGCCCGACTATCTCTGCATGGATGGTACCATCCCCCGGCGCAAGCTGCCGGAGGTGCTGGCCAAGATCGCCGAGCTGTCGCGTCGCCACAACCTCGCCGTCGCCAATGTCTTTCACGCCGGCGACGGCAACTTGCATCCTCTGATCCTGTTCGACGCCAACGTCGGCGACGAATTGGAGCGCGCCGAAAAGTTCGGCGCCGACATCCTGCGCGCGTGCGTCGCGGTAGGCGGCGTGCTGACCGGCGAGCACGGCGTCGGAATCGAAAAGCGCGACCTGATGCCGGAAATGTTCACGGCCGTCGATCTCGAGCAGCAGCACCGCCTCAAGTGCGCGTTCGATCCGTCCGGTTTGCTCAACCCCGGCAAGGTATTTCCGACGCTGCACCGGTGCGCCGATCACGGCATGATGCATGTGCACAAGGGGCAGATGCGGTTTCCCGACCTGCCGAGATTCTGA
- the glcF gene encoding glycolate oxidase subunit GlcF, translating into MQTSFTPAQLADADIREADGILRKCVHCGFCTATCPTYVLLGDELDSPRGRIYLIKHMLETDARAPATPARHLDRCLTCLSCMTTCPSGVNYMRLVDIARERMARGLRRPAMERMLRTLLMRLLPRPGVFRLALLGAALARPFKALLPGRLGVMAAMAPKRLAPPSAVDRPQVFPAEGARRKRVALMTGCAQQVLRPSINEATVRLLTRLGCEVVVAEGAGCCGALAHHIGETAAAEAAARANVAAWERVMAAGGLDAIVVNASGCGTTVKDYAFLLRHDPVWAERGARIASLARDVSEVIDDLGLRGMRPTDNRPRARVIAYHAACSLQHGQRVREVPKRLLAEAGFEVREPAESHLCCGSAGVYNILQADLALRLKERKAQRLAATGADVVATGNIGCWSQLQGASLMPVVHTVELLDWATGGPPPLEISPFAGASGGVGS; encoded by the coding sequence ATGCAGACCAGCTTCACTCCCGCGCAGTTGGCCGACGCCGACATCCGCGAAGCGGACGGAATCCTGCGCAAGTGCGTGCATTGCGGGTTCTGCACGGCGACCTGCCCGACCTATGTATTGCTCGGCGACGAATTGGACAGCCCGCGCGGGCGCATCTACCTGATCAAGCACATGCTCGAAACGGACGCGCGCGCGCCGGCGACGCCGGCCCGGCATCTGGATCGTTGCCTCACGTGCCTTTCGTGCATGACGACCTGCCCGTCCGGGGTCAACTACATGCGGCTGGTGGACATCGCGCGCGAACGCATGGCGCGGGGTCTGCGCCGGCCGGCGATGGAGCGCATGCTCCGCACATTGTTGATGCGCCTTTTGCCCAGGCCCGGCGTGTTCCGTCTCGCGCTCCTCGGCGCCGCGCTGGCGCGGCCGTTCAAGGCATTGCTGCCGGGCCGGCTTGGGGTGATGGCGGCAATGGCGCCGAAACGCTTGGCGCCGCCCTCGGCCGTCGACCGGCCGCAGGTTTTCCCGGCCGAGGGTGCGAGGCGCAAGCGCGTCGCCCTGATGACCGGCTGCGCCCAGCAAGTGTTGCGCCCCTCGATCAACGAGGCGACCGTGCGCTTGCTGACCCGGCTCGGCTGCGAAGTGGTGGTGGCCGAAGGCGCCGGCTGCTGCGGCGCGCTTGCCCATCACATCGGCGAAACGGCGGCGGCCGAGGCGGCGGCGCGCGCCAACGTCGCGGCGTGGGAACGGGTGATGGCGGCGGGCGGGCTCGACGCCATCGTCGTCAACGCCTCGGGCTGCGGGACTACGGTCAAGGATTATGCTTTTCTTTTGCGCCACGATCCGGTCTGGGCCGAGCGCGGCGCGCGAATCGCCTCGCTCGCCCGGGACGTGAGCGAGGTGATCGACGATCTCGGCCTGCGCGGGATGCGCCCCACGGACAATCGCCCGCGCGCGCGCGTTATCGCCTACCACGCCGCCTGCTCGCTTCAGCATGGCCAACGGGTGCGCGAGGTCCCGAAGCGGCTGCTTGCCGAGGCCGGTTTCGAGGTGCGCGAGCCGGCCGAGTCGCATCTTTGCTGCGGTTCGGCGGGCGTCTACAATATTCTCCAGGCCGATCTTGCCCTCCGGCTCAAGGAGCGCAAGGCGCAGCGCCTCGCTGCCACCGGCGCTGATGTGGTCGCGACCGGCAACATCGGCTGCTGGTCCCAGTTGCAGGGAGCGAGTTTGATGCCCGTGGTGCATACGGTCGAGTTGCTCGATTGGGCGACGGGAGGTCCGCCGCCGCTGGAAATTTCCCCGTTCGCGGGCGCGTCCGGAGGCGTCGGCTCATGA
- a CDS encoding FAD-binding protein gives MIQVFKPSRPEDLAPALAEAKGALEVTGRGSKRALGRPVPEGLARLDLSALAGVTLYEPEELVLSARAGTPVAEVRALLAERNQELAFDPSDLSGLLGGRDAGSLGGAIACNLSGPRRIKAGAARDHILGFEGVNGRGEAFKSGGRVMKNVTGFDLAKLIAGSHGTLAVMTDITVKVLPKPEKIRTVLVFGLAAEAAVAAMREALTGPHEVVAAAYVPAGLVSSSRAEPVARAGGSVTALRIEGPGPSAEHRCSVLRGLLEGHGATEELHTSNSETFWREVRDVSFLAADPTAQVWRLSVAPADGARIAGTLAQRLGGHFLLDWGGGLVWLAHPPLPDAGADIVRGVIPPDGGHATLIRADDPARDRVEVFQPRPPALAELGRRVKDAFDPDRRLNPGRMYAGE, from the coding sequence ATGATCCAGGTATTCAAGCCGTCGCGGCCGGAGGACCTCGCGCCCGCGCTGGCCGAGGCGAAGGGCGCCTTGGAGGTAACGGGACGGGGCAGCAAGCGCGCGCTCGGCCGCCCCGTGCCGGAAGGGCTCGCGCGCCTCGATCTCTCGGCGCTCGCTGGCGTCACCCTATATGAACCGGAAGAATTGGTGCTGTCGGCGCGCGCCGGGACCCCGGTCGCCGAAGTGCGCGCCCTCCTCGCCGAACGCAACCAGGAACTCGCGTTCGATCCCTCCGATCTCTCCGGTCTCCTCGGCGGCCGGGACGCGGGCAGTCTCGGTGGCGCGATCGCCTGCAACCTGTCGGGTCCCCGGCGGATCAAGGCGGGCGCCGCGCGCGATCACATCCTCGGCTTCGAGGGCGTCAACGGCCGCGGCGAGGCGTTCAAGTCGGGTGGGCGGGTGATGAAGAACGTCACCGGCTTCGATCTCGCCAAACTGATCGCCGGGTCGCACGGCACGCTCGCAGTGATGACTGACATAACGGTCAAGGTGCTGCCCAAGCCGGAAAAAATTCGCACCGTGCTGGTATTCGGGCTAGCGGCGGAAGCTGCCGTGGCCGCCATGCGCGAAGCGCTGACCGGGCCTCACGAGGTCGTGGCGGCGGCCTACGTACCGGCAGGGCTCGTTTCGTCCTCGCGGGCCGAACCGGTGGCACGCGCGGGCGGGTCCGTCACTGCACTTCGCATCGAAGGGCCGGGCCCGTCCGCCGAACACCGCTGCAGCGTGTTGCGCGGACTGCTCGAAGGGCACGGCGCGACCGAGGAACTGCACACGTCAAATTCGGAAACCTTCTGGCGCGAGGTGCGCGACGTATCCTTTCTCGCCGCCGATCCGACGGCGCAGGTGTGGCGGCTTTCGGTAGCGCCGGCGGACGGTGCCCGGATCGCGGGCACTCTCGCCCAGCGCCTTGGTGGACATTTTCTGCTCGACTGGGGTGGGGGATTGGTTTGGCTGGCCCATCCGCCGTTGCCGGATGCCGGGGCCGATATCGTACGCGGCGTAATCCCGCCGGACGGCGGCCACGCGACCCTGATCCGCGCGGACGATCCGGCGCGCGACCGCGTCGAGGTGTTTCAGCCGCGTCCTCCGGCGCTCGCCGAACTCGGCCGGCGGGTCAAGGACGCCTTCGATCCCGACCGCCGCCTCAATCCGGGGCGCATGTACGCGGGCGAGTGA
- a CDS encoding 50S ribosomal protein L36 — translation MKIRNSLKSAKARDKDCRIVRRRGRVYVINKKNPRMKSRQG, via the coding sequence ATGAAAATCCGAAACTCCCTCAAAAGCGCCAAGGCCCGCGACAAGGACTGCCGTATTGTCCGCCGCCGTGGCCGCGTCTACGTCATCAATAAGAAGAACCCGCGGATGAAGTCCCGCCAGGGCTGA